Proteins encoded in a region of the Shewanella polaris genome:
- a CDS encoding TIGR02444 family protein, giving the protein MSQSIHHQMFSHTIWRHCEQNYSVNPEFYIHLQDSYQVNINILLLAQYLDQQHYVLTQQHWETLTSVVDKWEANVLQPYRRLRRITKVYLASDEYQNMLDVELIMERKSQNMLLQKLNLLDGETVNSDDSGSSNIQHYLSLFGLDETIMLELIPQGVIRS; this is encoded by the coding sequence ATGTCGCAGTCTATTCATCACCAAATGTTTAGTCACACAATTTGGCGTCATTGCGAGCAAAATTATTCAGTTAATCCTGAGTTTTACATACACTTACAAGACAGTTACCAAGTAAATATTAACATTTTATTATTAGCCCAATACCTTGATCAACAACATTACGTTTTGACGCAGCAGCACTGGGAAACATTAACCAGTGTAGTGGATAAATGGGAAGCGAATGTGTTACAACCTTATCGACGATTACGTCGGATCACTAAGGTTTACTTGGCCAGCGACGAGTATCAGAATATGCTAGATGTTGAGTTAATTATGGAACGCAAATCTCAAAATATGTTGTTGCAGAAGTTAAATTTACTGGATGGAGAAACGGTTAATTCCGATGATTCTGGATCTAGCAATATACAACATTATCTAAGCTTATTTGGTTTAGATGAAACCATTATGCTTGAGTTAATTCCGCAAGGTGTCATTCGTTCTTAA
- a CDS encoding GMC family oxidoreductase, protein MAIIDPIITGLSSGWHHIDASTLEMDRHFDADVVIVGTGAGGGTAAEILTEAGLKVIMIEGGSLKSSTHFDMEERHAYPNLYQQAAAMKTADKGVGIFQGRTVGGSTTVNWTTSIRTPEQTLAYWQQEKSVKGLSSQDLLPWFELMEQRLNIEQWQFEPNRNNGALREGCEKLGWDYTVIKRNVKGCWNTGYCGMGCPVNAKQSMLVTTIPAALDKGATLISRAKVIKLEHKGDQVVGLTAQALTEGLAPTSVKITFTAKHYILSAGAIHTPTILMRSNTPDPHKQLGKTFLHPSLLSGGIFAEQINGHSGAPQSIYSDEFVWRDGASGDLGYKLEVAPVHPVLIASKTIGYGVSHAQLMANFNQMQVTIALIRDGFNQQCPGGQVRLTDTTFALDYPLNQGFWDGARRAFLSMAELQFAAGAKKVLPMHDGLAFLNSWGEAKQAINNADLGLLKTIVASAHVMGGCAMGEDKTLSMVDGFGHSHYLENLSVMDGSVFPTSLGANPQLSIYGIVARNATALAERLTQAS, encoded by the coding sequence TTGGCCATTATTGATCCTATTATCACCGGATTAAGCTCAGGCTGGCATCATATTGATGCCAGTACCTTAGAAATGGATCGTCACTTTGACGCTGATGTAGTTATAGTTGGTACTGGAGCAGGTGGCGGTACCGCTGCAGAGATACTCACTGAAGCGGGTTTAAAAGTGATTATGATTGAAGGTGGATCGCTTAAATCATCAACTCACTTTGATATGGAAGAACGTCACGCTTATCCTAATTTGTACCAACAAGCGGCGGCGATGAAAACCGCAGATAAAGGCGTGGGTATATTTCAAGGCCGAACTGTGGGCGGTTCAACAACAGTCAATTGGACCACATCCATCAGAACACCCGAGCAAACCTTAGCTTATTGGCAGCAAGAAAAGTCGGTAAAAGGTTTGTCTTCGCAAGATTTACTACCTTGGTTTGAGCTAATGGAACAGAGGCTCAATATTGAGCAGTGGCAATTTGAGCCCAACCGTAATAACGGTGCTTTGCGAGAGGGTTGCGAAAAGTTAGGTTGGGATTACACCGTTATTAAACGCAATGTAAAAGGATGTTGGAATACCGGTTACTGCGGCATGGGGTGTCCTGTTAACGCCAAACAATCAATGCTAGTGACCACCATACCTGCCGCATTAGATAAAGGTGCAACGCTGATTTCTCGGGCTAAGGTAATCAAACTTGAACATAAAGGCGATCAAGTTGTTGGCTTAACGGCTCAGGCATTAACAGAAGGTTTAGCACCAACGTCAGTTAAGATTACCTTCACCGCTAAGCATTATATTTTAAGTGCAGGGGCTATTCATACGCCGACGATTTTAATGCGTTCAAATACCCCTGATCCGCATAAGCAATTAGGTAAAACGTTTTTACATCCGTCATTGCTATCGGGCGGAATTTTTGCGGAACAAATTAATGGTCACAGTGGTGCGCCGCAGTCCATATACTCAGATGAATTTGTTTGGCGTGATGGTGCAAGTGGCGATCTAGGTTATAAGCTTGAAGTTGCGCCTGTACATCCAGTGCTGATCGCATCTAAAACCATTGGTTATGGTGTGAGCCACGCACAGTTAATGGCTAATTTTAACCAAATGCAGGTCACCATTGCGCTTATTCGTGATGGTTTCAATCAACAATGTCCTGGTGGACAGGTAAGGTTAACCGACACCACTTTTGCGTTAGATTATCCGTTAAACCAAGGTTTTTGGGATGGTGCACGCAGAGCATTTTTGTCTATGGCGGAACTGCAGTTTGCTGCCGGCGCTAAAAAGGTGTTACCAATGCATGATGGCTTGGCTTTTCTTAATTCGTGGGGTGAAGCGAAGCAGGCGATTAATAACGCAGATTTAGGTTTATTAAAAACCATTGTCGCCTCAGCCCATGTGATGGGAGGTTGTGCAATGGGTGAAGATAAAACCCTTTCAATGGTCGATGGCTTTGGTCATTCTCATTATCTTGAAAATTTATCGGTCATGGATGGTTCGGTATTTCCCACCAGTTTGGGGGCTAACCCTCAATTGTCTATTTATGGGATTGTCGCACGAAATGCAACAGCATTAGCTGAGAGGCTAACTCAAGCTAGTTAA
- a CDS encoding TAT leader-containing periplasmic protein, translated as MKRRSFITGAFVGTAALALGVNLYSPSVTNSMDDIHHRVLFSVLIPVFLDGALPEVPSHKEIAINRTLDAISQSITHLPIEQQQELMELLELLEGRFGLLLLSGSMTPLLMREPQQLIDMLEFWRHNYLDMLTTAYNGLRELIMASYYACPEHWGNLRYVKPTFLVHNAH; from the coding sequence ATGAAGCGACGATCCTTTATTACTGGTGCTTTTGTCGGAACTGCGGCACTCGCGCTAGGTGTTAACTTGTATTCGCCAAGTGTCACCAATTCGATGGATGATATTCATCACCGAGTCTTGTTTAGTGTACTGATCCCAGTGTTCTTAGATGGTGCATTACCTGAAGTGCCTAGCCACAAAGAGATTGCGATTAATCGCACTTTAGATGCGATTTCGCAATCAATAACTCATTTACCCATTGAGCAACAACAAGAGTTGATGGAATTGCTGGAGTTGCTTGAAGGACGCTTTGGCTTATTATTGCTAAGTGGCAGTATGACACCGCTGTTAATGCGTGAACCACAGCAATTGATCGACATGTTAGAGTTTTGGCGTCATAACTATTTGGACATGTTAACAACCGCTTATAACGGATTACGTGAATTGATAATGGCAAGTTACTATGCCTGTCCGGAACATTGGGGCAATTTACGCTATGTAAAGCCCACTTTCTTGGTGCATAACGCGCATTAA
- a CDS encoding hydrolase, which produces MKKLFTPPWWAASPHIQTILPLLFKVARPTTFRQRQELPDGDFIDLDWLGQAQNGEPILVIIHGLEGNTESHYARRMLIEAKKAKLSAVVHHHRGCSGEPNRLARSYHSGDVNDFAFTLAQLKHYYPDSPLYAVGYSLGGNVLAKYQGSTERHSLLERAVVVSAPLKLAACAKRLESGFSTHYQRFLIKRLQQKMLDKINTPELAEQMPISKSQLKKLDTFYLFDDKVTAPLHGFTDVNDYYQQSSGLAYLQHITKPTLVIHAKDDPFMTDDVIPNQEQLSPMVEYELHDFGGHVGFIEGGWPWKPRFYLEHRILEFIQLAGATVSEYAPPSSQRDL; this is translated from the coding sequence ATGAAAAAGCTGTTTACTCCGCCTTGGTGGGCTGCAAGTCCACATATCCAAACGATTCTACCATTGCTTTTCAAAGTAGCCAGACCAACAACATTTAGACAGCGACAAGAGTTACCTGACGGCGATTTCATCGATTTAGATTGGTTAGGCCAAGCTCAAAATGGTGAGCCTATCTTAGTGATTATTCATGGCCTTGAAGGTAACACAGAATCACATTATGCACGCAGAATGCTCATTGAAGCAAAAAAAGCCAAATTGTCTGCTGTTGTTCATCATCATCGAGGCTGCTCTGGTGAGCCAAATCGCCTAGCTCGCAGTTATCATAGCGGCGATGTTAACGATTTTGCATTTACCCTAGCACAACTAAAACACTATTATCCTGATTCACCTCTATATGCCGTTGGCTACAGTTTGGGCGGCAATGTATTGGCAAAATACCAAGGTAGCACCGAACGACACAGCCTACTTGAACGGGCTGTTGTAGTGTCTGCACCGCTCAAGTTAGCAGCATGTGCCAAACGCTTAGAAAGTGGCTTTTCAACTCACTATCAGCGATTCTTAATAAAGCGCTTACAACAGAAAATGCTCGATAAAATTAATACCCCAGAGTTGGCCGAGCAAATGCCTATCAGTAAAAGTCAGCTGAAAAAACTGGATACATTTTACTTGTTCGACGATAAAGTCACCGCGCCATTACACGGCTTTACTGACGTCAATGATTACTATCAGCAATCTAGTGGCCTTGCTTATTTACAACATATTACTAAGCCCACATTAGTGATCCACGCCAAAGATGATCCCTTTATGACTGATGATGTCATCCCAAATCAAGAGCAATTATCACCCATGGTTGAATATGAATTGCATGATTTTGGCGGGCATGTCGGGTTTATTGAAGGTGGATGGCCTTGGAAACCACGTTTTTACCTCGAACATCGTATTCTGGAGTTTATTCAACTTGCTGGAGCTACAGTATCCGAGTACGCCCCTCCATCTTCCCAGCGAGATCTTTAA
- a CDS encoding YheU family protein, translating to MLVPYEALLSLPQETLQGIIKEYLLSQLEDGSFSDADQQQLARAMEQCKLALKKGELVVEFSEDDESIAIRQRVHLPTSRNKK from the coding sequence ATGCTTGTGCCGTATGAAGCTTTACTGTCATTACCCCAAGAAACACTGCAAGGTATCATAAAAGAATATTTATTATCGCAACTTGAAGACGGCAGTTTTAGTGATGCCGATCAGCAACAATTAGCTAGAGCAATGGAACAATGTAAGCTCGCACTAAAAAAAGGTGAGCTAGTGGTTGAGTTTAGTGAGGATGATGAGTCTATTGCGATACGACAACGCGTCCATCTGCCGACTAGTCGCAATAAAAAATGA
- a CDS encoding phosphoribulokinase: protein MSAKHPIIAVTGSSGAGTTTTTTAFTHIFRQLGITAAFVEGDSFHNFTRAEMEVLIRKSQAENRNLSYFGPEANNFKKLEECFTSYGDTGNGQTRSYLHTFDEAVPFNQMPGTFTQWRDLPENTDMLYYEGLHGGVVTEDADVAKHIDLLIGMVPIVNLEWIQKIIRDTNDRGHSREKVMGSIVRSMDDYIKHMTPQFSRTHINFQRVPTVDTSNPFSAKDIPSLDESFVVIRFRGINNVDFPYYLNMIQGSFMSRVNTLVVPGGKMSLAMELILTPLIKDLMDKRIELQSLDDIKLD from the coding sequence ATGTCAGCAAAACACCCTATTATTGCTGTAACTGGTTCATCCGGTGCTGGCACAACAACGACAACTACTGCCTTTACTCATATTTTTAGACAGCTAGGTATTACTGCAGCATTCGTTGAAGGTGACAGTTTTCATAATTTCACTCGCGCAGAAATGGAAGTATTAATTAGAAAGTCACAGGCTGAAAATCGTAATTTAAGTTATTTTGGTCCCGAAGCGAATAACTTCAAAAAACTCGAAGAATGTTTTACCAGTTACGGTGACACAGGTAATGGTCAGACTCGCAGTTATTTACATACATTCGACGAAGCCGTTCCATTCAACCAAATGCCAGGTACGTTCACCCAGTGGCGTGATTTACCTGAAAATACCGATATGCTGTATTACGAAGGACTACACGGTGGTGTGGTAACAGAAGACGCTGATGTGGCTAAACATATCGATCTTTTGATCGGCATGGTTCCGATAGTCAATTTAGAATGGATCCAGAAAATTATTCGCGATACCAATGATAGGGGTCATAGTCGTGAAAAAGTAATGGGTTCAATTGTGCGCAGCATGGACGATTATATTAAACACATGACGCCACAATTCTCACGTACACATATTAACTTTCAACGGGTTCCCACCGTAGATACCTCTAATCCTTTTAGTGCAAAAGACATTCCGAGCTTAGATGAAAGCTTTGTTGTAATCCGCTTTCGCGGTATTAACAATGTTGATTTCCCTTATTACCTTAATATGATCCAAGGCTCATTTATGTCACGGGTCAATACGCTGGTTGTGCCCGGAGGTAAAATGTCATTAGCGATGGAATTAATTTTGACTCCATTAATTAAAGACTTAATGGATAAACGTATCGAGTTGCAAAGTCTAGATGATATTAAGCTCGATTAA
- a CDS encoding tetratricopeptide repeat protein, translating into MKKLSQIGVIVCVALLSGLGLPVNAFVIPPSSQSLAATKLVHIQIKAKQGDADAQFLLGLMNLSGRYVAQDIKQGLSWVNLAAQQQNIKAQQTLADLSFEGKLFPRDLALAEKWYLQMTEQGDKWAHFRLGFIYSAGGDGVIRNCGKAMEQFSAAGDSISMGNIAWILATCPEAQYRDGSRALSISLKLLEHNQNDPTVLDNLAAAYAEIGDFTSAIDAQKKAIDALRNKPEIARSDEFILRLKQYQNNQAYREIIPLM; encoded by the coding sequence GTGAAAAAACTTAGTCAAATCGGGGTTATTGTGTGTGTTGCTCTATTGAGTGGACTAGGTTTGCCTGTTAATGCGTTTGTTATTCCCCCTTCGAGCCAATCTCTGGCAGCGACTAAACTGGTTCATATTCAGATTAAAGCCAAGCAGGGTGATGCAGATGCCCAATTTTTATTAGGGTTAATGAACCTTTCGGGGCGATATGTTGCTCAAGATATTAAACAAGGGCTAAGTTGGGTTAATCTTGCCGCGCAGCAGCAAAATATCAAAGCGCAACAAACATTAGCAGACTTATCTTTTGAAGGTAAATTATTTCCACGAGATTTAGCATTGGCAGAAAAATGGTATCTGCAAATGACTGAGCAAGGAGATAAATGGGCTCATTTTCGTTTAGGGTTTATTTATTCTGCTGGTGGCGATGGTGTTATACGTAATTGTGGTAAAGCGATGGAGCAGTTTAGTGCTGCAGGTGATTCAATATCAATGGGTAATATAGCTTGGATATTAGCCACATGTCCTGAAGCTCAATATCGTGATGGATCACGTGCGCTGTCGATTTCGTTAAAATTACTTGAACATAATCAAAATGACCCAACGGTATTAGATAACCTTGCTGCAGCCTATGCAGAAATAGGTGATTTTACTTCTGCTATTGATGCTCAGAAAAAAGCGATTGATGCGTTGAGAAATAAACCGGAGATTGCGCGCAGTGATGAATTTATTTTACGCTTGAAGCAGTACCAAAATAATCAAGCTTATCGAGAAATTATTCCACTCATGTAG
- the crp gene encoding cAMP-activated global transcriptional regulator CRP encodes MALIGKPKPDPTLEWFLSHCHIHKYPAKSTLIHAGEDSDTLYYIVKGSVAVLIKDEEGKEMILSYLNQGDFIGELGLFEEQSERTAWVRAKQACEIAEISYKKFKQLIQVNPEILMKLSAQMAYRLHSTSQKVGDLAFLDVAGRIAQTLLHLAKQPDAMTHPDGMQIKITRQEIGQIVGCSRETVGRILKMLEEQNLIQAHGKTIVVYGTR; translated from the coding sequence ATGGCTCTGATTGGTAAGCCAAAACCTGACCCAACATTAGAATGGTTTCTTTCACATTGTCACATTCATAAGTACCCAGCAAAAAGCACGTTAATTCACGCTGGCGAAGATTCTGATACTTTATATTATATCGTTAAAGGTTCGGTCGCAGTATTGATCAAAGATGAAGAAGGTAAAGAAATGATCCTTTCTTATCTGAATCAAGGCGACTTTATCGGTGAGCTTGGATTATTTGAAGAGCAATCTGAACGTACCGCTTGGGTTCGTGCTAAGCAAGCATGTGAAATTGCAGAAATTTCTTATAAGAAGTTTAAGCAACTCATTCAGGTAAATCCTGAGATCCTGATGAAACTTTCGGCGCAAATGGCCTATCGTTTACACAGTACTAGCCAAAAAGTAGGCGACTTAGCGTTTCTTGATGTCGCTGGCCGTATTGCACAAACGCTATTACACCTTGCCAAACAACCAGATGCGATGACACATCCTGACGGCATGCAAATTAAGATCACTCGTCAAGAGATTGGTCAAATTGTCGGTTGTTCACGTGAAACTGTTGGCCGTATTTTGAAAATGCTTGAAGAACAGAATTTGATCCAAGCACACGGTAAAACAATAGTGGTTTACGGCACACGCTAA
- a CDS encoding PepSY domain-containing protein, which yields MNSLFSIAISSLMAITINQQEIPVKEFPLDHDNVQKLVSSGNIPSLDDYLAWVSQYCDGHLIDAQLYQDKDKDKWRYDLQFKLTHGHVINLQLDAANGIQDSLNQLPSECTKHETVTR from the coding sequence ATGAATAGCTTGTTTTCTATAGCCATAAGCAGCTTAATGGCCATCACCATTAATCAACAAGAGATTCCTGTAAAAGAATTCCCTCTAGATCATGACAACGTCCAAAAATTAGTATCTTCTGGTAATATACCTTCATTAGATGATTATTTAGCGTGGGTGTCACAATATTGTGATGGTCACTTAATCGATGCGCAGCTATATCAAGATAAAGATAAAGACAAATGGCGCTATGATCTGCAATTTAAACTAACACATGGGCATGTTATTAATCTGCAATTAGATGCAGCCAATGGCATACAGGATTCATTGAATCAATTACCGAGCGAATGTACTAAACATGAAACTGTTACTCGTTGA
- a CDS encoding response regulator transcription factor, whose product MKLLLVEDNPLLVAELEKQLKQAGYITDVTDKAIEADYLIKETDYDCVILDIGLPDGNGLSLLTQWRDRGITTPVIMLTARSQWHQKVEGFNAGADDYLGKPFHTQELLARIQALIHRAHGRINSSSKQLCYAGVNLDENEQKVTVNEHVYELTSMEFRLLKIFLMSPKKLLSKQQLTEKLYQFDDEKESNVVEVYVTHLRKKLGKTAIETRRGQGYIFHGIIE is encoded by the coding sequence ATGAAACTGTTACTCGTTGAAGATAATCCATTACTCGTTGCCGAGCTTGAAAAACAACTCAAGCAAGCTGGTTATATTACAGATGTCACAGACAAAGCTATTGAAGCAGATTATTTGATCAAAGAAACCGATTATGACTGTGTCATTTTAGATATAGGTTTACCAGACGGCAATGGCTTGTCGCTGCTCACTCAATGGCGAGACCGCGGCATCACAACCCCGGTAATCATGTTGACGGCCCGAAGCCAGTGGCACCAAAAGGTTGAAGGCTTTAATGCTGGTGCTGATGATTACTTAGGTAAACCCTTTCACACTCAAGAGCTACTAGCGCGAATTCAAGCCCTTATTCACCGAGCTCATGGGCGAATTAATTCTTCCTCCAAACAATTATGCTATGCCGGGGTTAATTTAGACGAAAACGAGCAAAAAGTGACCGTCAATGAACACGTATATGAATTAACATCCATGGAGTTTAGATTACTGAAAATTTTCTTAATGTCGCCTAAAAAGCTGCTATCTAAACAGCAACTTACAGAGAAGCTTTATCAATTTGATGATGAAAAGGAAAGTAATGTTGTTGAAGTTTACGTAACTCATTTACGTAAAAAGCTCGGTAAAACAGCTATCGAAACCCGTCGTGGCCAGGGTTATATTTTTCATGGCATTATTGAATGA
- a CDS encoding ATP-binding protein: MISIRFKLSLWLSGLVIIATLIGLFLFESMLRDAFHDSIINRLEEDLEHIIIATRLDEGELVIDQSQLSSFYRPAYSGRYFQLNLPDRTIRSRSLWDAELQIEPLQAQQKRAWQAKGPRNNDMQLLSIGIGAPNSHNTATLTVAQDLSIGRRVFSEVFGTKLAINIGMLLAMITGIFIILRQSFKPVNQIQGTLAKLREGEIASLTISQIPAEIRPLAETYNELLDYTAKQIERSRNNLGNLSHGLKTPLAVMQQQVEALGLSHPDAASAMQQQLDLVHKMIERKLAAARITGDMLPAAQLAVPKDFDGLIQTLHKVHHQRVINCSIINPQQISRIPIHREDGMELFGNLLDNAFKWALTQVNVSIDYLPSGGILVQIEDDGKGVEQQQIALLTSRGTRLDEATMGHGLGLSIVKEICDQYGFVLQFSRSKSLQGLNVSILINP, from the coding sequence ATGATCTCGATTCGTTTTAAATTGAGCTTATGGCTCAGTGGATTAGTCATCATTGCCACCCTCATAGGCTTATTTTTGTTTGAGTCAATGCTGCGAGATGCGTTTCACGACTCGATTATTAACCGCCTAGAAGAAGATTTAGAACACATTATTATCGCCACCCGACTTGATGAGGGTGAGTTGGTTATCGACCAAAGCCAATTATCCAGTTTCTACCGACCCGCCTATTCAGGACGATACTTTCAATTAAATTTACCTGACCGTACTATTCGCTCTCGCTCATTATGGGATGCAGAATTACAAATTGAGCCATTACAAGCGCAACAGAAGCGAGCTTGGCAAGCAAAAGGGCCTAGAAATAATGATATGCAGCTGTTATCCATTGGCATTGGAGCACCAAATAGTCACAACACAGCCACACTCACCGTTGCCCAGGATTTAAGCATTGGCCGACGAGTATTTAGCGAAGTATTTGGTACTAAACTAGCAATCAATATTGGCATGTTATTGGCCATGATTACCGGTATTTTTATCATCTTACGTCAATCATTTAAACCTGTTAATCAAATCCAAGGTACGCTGGCTAAATTGCGCGAAGGTGAAATAGCCTCGTTAACAATCTCACAAATTCCAGCAGAAATCCGCCCGCTAGCAGAAACCTATAACGAGCTATTAGACTACACAGCCAAACAAATTGAACGCAGTCGCAATAACCTAGGCAATTTAAGTCATGGCTTAAAAACCCCATTAGCGGTGATGCAGCAGCAAGTGGAAGCGCTCGGACTCAGCCATCCTGATGCTGCAAGCGCAATGCAACAGCAATTAGATTTAGTTCATAAAATGATTGAACGTAAATTGGCCGCGGCACGGATCACCGGAGACATGTTACCCGCGGCGCAACTTGCAGTACCCAAGGATTTCGATGGATTAATCCAAACCCTTCATAAAGTGCATCACCAACGGGTTATTAATTGCAGCATCATTAATCCACAACAGATTAGCCGTATTCCAATTCATCGCGAAGATGGCATGGAATTATTTGGTAACCTACTCGATAACGCTTTCAAATGGGCACTAACACAGGTTAATGTCAGCATAGATTATTTACCTTCTGGTGGTATTCTTGTACAGATTGAAGATGATGGTAAAGGTGTAGAACAACAACAAATTGCATTACTCACCTCCCGAGGCACCCGATTAGATGAAGCGACAATGGGCCACGGATTGGGCTTATCGATTGTTAAGGAGATATGCGACCAATATGGCTTCGTATTGCAATTTAGTCGTAGCAAGTCATTACAAGGGCTTAATGTCAGCATTTTGATAAACCCCTGA
- a CDS encoding DUF1338 domain-containing protein, producing the protein MHTDVNALFAALWQDYIQMTPSAAKIHQLLGHGAPIINDHIALRTFNIAKVNLSVLAKHFTSIGYVDSGDYKFEQKKLIAKHFEHPDPKQPKVFISELLVEEFSPELQKSIHGLIEQVDVAATTADNFIYSGRHWDLDKATYQSLLAESEYAAWVAALGYRANHFTVSINDLPQFERIEDVNQALKDAGFVLNASGGEIKGSPEVLLEQSSTMADKVMVKFTDGDAEIPSCFYEFARRYPMDNGQLYTGFVAASADKIFESTNAMM; encoded by the coding sequence ATGCATACTGACGTAAATGCTTTGTTTGCTGCCTTATGGCAAGACTACATTCAGATGACGCCTTCAGCAGCGAAAATTCATCAACTATTAGGTCATGGCGCGCCAATCATCAATGACCATATCGCCTTGCGTACCTTTAATATCGCTAAGGTGAATTTAAGCGTATTGGCTAAGCATTTCACTTCTATCGGTTATGTCGATAGTGGCGATTATAAGTTTGAACAGAAAAAACTGATAGCCAAGCACTTTGAGCATCCGGATCCAAAGCAGCCGAAGGTGTTTATCTCTGAGTTGTTAGTAGAAGAATTTAGCCCTGAGTTGCAAAAGAGCATTCATGGTTTAATTGAACAAGTGGATGTTGCGGCAACCACGGCAGATAATTTTATTTATTCTGGGCGTCATTGGGATTTAGATAAAGCGACCTACCAATCATTGCTTGCCGAGAGTGAGTACGCAGCATGGGTTGCAGCATTAGGATATCGTGCTAATCACTTTACCGTTTCTATTAATGATCTGCCTCAGTTTGAACGCATTGAAGACGTTAACCAAGCTTTGAAAGATGCTGGTTTTGTCTTAAATGCTTCAGGTGGTGAAATTAAAGGCTCGCCAGAAGTATTGCTAGAGCAGTCTTCTACCATGGCTGATAAAGTGATGGTAAAGTTTACTGATGGTGATGCTGAAATTCCTAGTTGTTTCTACGAATTCGCCCGTCGTTATCCAATGGATAATGGTCAGCTTTATACTGGCTTTGTTGCGGCATCAGCAGACAAGATTTTTGAAAGCACCAATGCAATGATGTAA